In the Leptospira terpstrae serovar Hualin str. LT 11-33 = ATCC 700639 genome, ATCCCGATTCAGAATTGACTCGAAGAGACGCTATTTTTTTTAAAGGGATGGTCTCAAGTTCGAGAGGGCTACTTTTTTTAGAAAAACTAGCATTTGTTTTCGTCAGTTTGGTGAGAATTAGATCACAATCTTCTACACCAAAAGTTTTATAATCGGCGCAGGCTGGAAGTCCATCATATCCTACATCGATTCCTAAAACCTCGGAATTTAAAAATTTATATCGTTTTCCTTGGTCCTGCCATTCCACATGGGACGCCGTTACGCTGACCACTTTACCGTTCAGTACTTCCCCTGATTTCAACCGAATCTTGTCCGCAGAAAGGGAAAAGAAAGCAAACACCATTAGCAAGAGAAGTACAATAGCTCTCAGAGAGCGAAGGAAGGATATGTGGATGCCTAAAACCAATGGGAAAATCTCAATTTTGTGATAGATTTCTATCACTTAATTATCGACAATACTAGTAATTGCCGTGAACAAAAGCAAAATCAAAACGACGAATTCCTTACGCTTTAAGATTGGACTCTTTTATTCCCTTCTTGCCTTACTAAATATCATCTTTTTTACGGTGATGATCTTCGAAAATCAATCGGATTTGCTACTTAAGAACTTTCAATTCCAGTCAGAAAACCTTGCCAATACAATTTTAGCCGATATTCAGTCCATTGGGCTCTCTGGGTCGCGAGATGATAGTTTTGAAGTTTTTCGAAAAACGTTAAAACTTTATGAAATCAACAAATTCTCGATCTTTGATCCTGATGGCAAAACCATACTTTCGGAACCAGAATCGGGGCCTGGTGTAAAAGAAATTACAGAGGCTGTTTTAAAAAAGACCAAAGAAGTCTCTTCCGATAAGGAAGGAAATTTATTCAAAGCAAGATACAGTTTGGATTTAAACGAATCAGATTTTACTGTCGATTTTTTGTTACCCATTCGTCTTTCTGATAACCGCGAAGTATTTTTATTCACTCATTTCAATATCTCTTCTATCCAAGACAGATTGAAACAACTCTACATCCAAGTGGGTTATGCAGTTCTTTGGGGAGTTGTTTTTCATATTATTTTCGCAATTTTAGTGTATCGTGCTATATTCAAACGAGTGGGATCCTTGGAAGTGGCATCAAAAGAAATGGCAACGGGCAATTTGCAATCTAGAGTAGATTGGGGATTTAAAAGTAATGATGAGTTGGATAGTTTGGGTAAGTCATTTAATTTAATGGCTGAAGAAATCCAAAACAAGGTAACAACCATTACTCGATTGAATGAAGAGATCAATCAAGAACTACAAATTGGGAAAGAAGTACAAGAATTATTTTTGCCTTCTGTAAAAAAATATAAAAAATTCAATATTGGAAAATTGTACCGTCCTATGCGCGAAGTATCAGGAGATTTATACCAATACTTCCAATTTCCCGAAAAAAATTATTATGGATTCTTTCTGGCAGATGCTTCTGGACATGGTGTATCTGCAGCACTTGTAACAGTAGTTATGGCTATGTCTTTACAGGCGATTATGAAAGAAAACCACTCAGCCATTCAGGCAATCAACCAATTGGGTGAAGTAATTGCAAACAGACTCCAGGCATCGTTTTTTGCAACTGGAGTCTTTGTTGTATTTGAAGAACCCGGAGTTGTTAAATTTGTAAATGCAGGTCACAATGCACCATTTATCATTCGACCTTCCACTAAAGAAATCACTTATGTAGATAGTTCTGGTCCACCACTTGGAATGGGTGATGATATTCAATACAATTTAGAATCATTTCCAGTTCTTCCCGGAGACAAAATCATTCTTTATACAGATGGTGTTGTCGAAACTCCAATCAAAGAAGGGGGACTGTTTGGTTTAGAACGATTCACTGAAGTAGTTTTAGAAAACATCCACTTATCTAATGCAGAGATAGTAGAAAAGGCTATGGCATTACTCGAAGAAAAACATGAGGAATATAAGGACGATGTCACAATGATTGTCCTTGATGTACCGGAATGAAAAAGTTTTTCTTTTTCTCTCTTTTCTTTATTCTATTTTTCTTTTTTGCTTTGGCCTCTCAGTCAATCGTAAGTGTAAAATTACAAGAACTACGATTTGGAATTTTAAGAGACCAACTGATGAATTATGAACTCTCTTCCCAAACATTACGTGAAAGATTGAAACAAATGTTTCTTTCGAAAGATGATTATATGTCGGAAGTAAAAGTAAACATTCTGGAATCAGGAATCATGAACTCTGAAACAGAAGGATTGGATTTAAAAATGAGTTGGCAAGACCGTTTTGGTCTTTATGTCATAAACTCAGTTCGGTTCCTCAATTTTAAACCTGCCTTGGAATTAGAAGAACAACAAAAAACAATCATTCGGTTGCAATTTGCCTTTTATATGGAAAGGACAAGAAAGTATCCAATCGCTTCCAAAAAATACCAAGAATTGGAAGATTCGATCACTTCCTCGCTTTCAGATGAAATGGCATTCACTCTCCTCCACCATGGGTATTGTTTGGTGATGATGGGAGAAAGAGAAAAGGCTTTTCTAAAACTCACTAAAGCAATCGATTTATTTCCAGGAACTCATTATGCTGAGAACGCAAGCCTTCTCATTAGCTTTTTAGAAGACGGTGAAAAAAAGAAGGAAGAATTAAAAAGCAAAAAAAAGTCACCGGAAGAATTGGCTTATTCTTTATTTCAAAGTGGCGATTATGAAGAAACATTAAAAACTTTGGAAAGTTTACCCAATTTAACCAAAGATCAATCTTATATCAAAGCACGTGCCATGGAAGAGTTGGGTAAAACTTCCAATGCAGTAAAAGAATATATTCAACTTGTTAAACAAAAACAAAACAAAGAAGTCGCGATACGTGCCAACAGACGTTTACTTCTCATTGGAAATTTTTATCAAGAAAACAAATCTCTTGTCGCATTCTCCAAAGAAGAAGCAAACAAACTCGGTGATTCCAAAGCCGCAGAAAACATCGAAGAAGGAAAAAGCCTGGTTTTAAAACCAGTCATCATCGAAAAAGTTCTGAAAGCTGAAACTACTTCCAATCTTTCCGAAGAAGATACAAAAGAACTCAACCAAATCAAAGAAAACATTCGCGAATCTCTTGAAGATTCCAAACTAGAAACGACCAAACTTGCTGCCGTAGTCTCAGAAGAAAAAATTCCCCTGGTGATAGAATCGAAAGAAGTCACTTCCCCGGTTCTAGAGAAATCTAATCCCTTGGTTGTGAAAAAAACAATACCGCAAGATCCTTTAAAACTAAAAGTAAAGTTAAGAGATGGAAGGGAAGTGGTCTGTGATGAGGTTAAAATTGAAGGAAATTTAGCAACATTACAATTGGGTTCCTTTGGACTCAACCTCCCGTATGATTTAGTGGTTTCAGTTCAAGTATCAGCCGAACGTGGGACAGCAGTAAAACTTCTGACAAGTTCTGGAGAAAAATCGGAATCGAATCGATGGATCCAAAATAGTTCTGGAGATTGGACTAAGCCGAAATCCAAAGAAGAGCCGGTGGTTAGGGGAGAAGTAAAGTCTTTCCGGCTCTAAGAGAGTGAAGTAAAGAGTAAGTCTTAGGGAAGTTCTGATTCCCCACCAAGAATGGTAAAAAATTTATCCAAACTGGAAAGTTTCAATATCACCATAACGTCTTGGCTAACATTGAGAAGGAAAAACTGTCCTTCTTCTGACTTGAGCTTCTTTTGAAGGTTCGCAAGTAAAGCAATTCCGGAAGAATCCAATAGTTTGATATTCACCATATCAATTGCTACTGACTCAGCCCCGTCATCTATGATTTTATGGAGTTCTTTTTTAAGTGCGGGTGCAGAATAAATATCGAGGGAACCCTCTAGAGTAACAACTGTATGATTTTTAACTTGTTTTGTTGTGAAATTCATTGAACTTCCTACTGGCACGTATACTATCTGTTTACTTGCCAAATTTGTAAAGAATTTTTGTGGAAACATGTTTCCTTTGTCTTCTAGCCATTTTGATTAGAAAAAACCCTAGGTTTGAAGCCTTTTTAAAACCAAAGTGATCGCTTGGTTGAAACCATCGAAACCACCCTTGTCATAATCGTTGAGTCCTTTGTAATCCAAATCACTCATGTCCAAGAGTAATTTCCGAAGTTCATGCTCTAAATATTCTTTTTTGATATAATTAGTTTCAAATGTTTTCGGATGCACTAGACTCTATCAGACGAGATTTACTAGTTTTTTCGAATCATTTTTAGGTTGAGATTTTAGGAAAAATACGAATTCTTAGTGGGAGAGATAGCCGGCTTCGGCAAATACAATGGGCATTCCAATCAGCGTTCTAATACTCGAAAACGATTCTAATAGTGTATTTGATCTTGTGCGAGAGATGAAGGCCAATGGTCTCAGTCCTCTTTACAAAGTGGTCGAAACATTCCAATCATGGGAGGCTACAGTCCACGAAGAGGATTGGGATGCTATTATCTGTAGCACAAGGGAACCTTTTCATTCAGAAATTCCCGTATACTTACAATACCTAAATGACAAAAAGATTGATATTCCAGTCATATTACTGAGTGACCCGGAAGATTTTTCGAAAAACCTAAGTTATATGAAATCTGGGGTAAATGATCTCATTGATCGGAAAAACCTCCTTCGATTAACAGAAGTTTTAGAAAGAGAAAGAAGGGAACTTGTCTATAGAAAAGAAAAAAACACTACAGAAACGTTTTTATACCAATCTTTAAAAGAAATCCAGCTCCAAAAGTTTGCTTTAGACCAAGCAAATATTGTTTCCATCACAGATGCCAACGGAATCATCACCTATGTCAATGAAGCATTTTCTAAAGCAACAGGTTATACTGTTTCTGAACTCATAGGTCAAAATCATAGAATCCTTAAGTCCGCAGACAAAACCAAAGAGGACTGGACAAAAATTTGGGAATCCATTCAGAAAGGAAAAGTATGGCGCGGTGAAATTAGAAATATTAAAAAAGACGGAAGTGATTACTGGGCTGACACAACTATAGTTCCCTTTACAGGACAAGATGGATCTGTATTTCAATACATTGCCATCCACCATGATATCACCGACAGAAAACTAGCAGAACAACAATTAACCCATGATGCTTTCTATGATAATCTCACAGGACTTCCAAACCGTGCTTTATTTCTTGCAAGAATAGAACAAAAAATCTTTGCTTATAACTCAAAAAATACAGGATATCCTATTTTATTTTGTATAAATATCGATAACTTCAAACGGATCAATCATTCCTTAGGTAATGAAGCTGGGGACCAAATATTGGTTATCTTTGCAGAAAGATTAAAACAGTTTTCTGATTCTGATGCCATCATCACAAGACTTGGTGCTGATAATTTTTCTATTTTACTCACTCATCTACTTGCAATTGATGAAGGTGTAAATTATGCATTACGTCTTTTGGAACGATTAGGGGATCCTATTCCTCTAGGTGGATACGAAATTTACTTAACAGCTTCCTGTGGGATTTCAGCCTTTGGACTTGGTGGTAAGGATGCTGAC is a window encoding:
- a CDS encoding PP2C family protein-serine/threonine phosphatase, which translates into the protein MNKSKIKTTNSLRFKIGLFYSLLALLNIIFFTVMIFENQSDLLLKNFQFQSENLANTILADIQSIGLSGSRDDSFEVFRKTLKLYEINKFSIFDPDGKTILSEPESGPGVKEITEAVLKKTKEVSSDKEGNLFKARYSLDLNESDFTVDFLLPIRLSDNREVFLFTHFNISSIQDRLKQLYIQVGYAVLWGVVFHIIFAILVYRAIFKRVGSLEVASKEMATGNLQSRVDWGFKSNDELDSLGKSFNLMAEEIQNKVTTITRLNEEINQELQIGKEVQELFLPSVKKYKKFNIGKLYRPMREVSGDLYQYFQFPEKNYYGFFLADASGHGVSAALVTVVMAMSLQAIMKENHSAIQAINQLGEVIANRLQASFFATGVFVVFEEPGVVKFVNAGHNAPFIIRPSTKEITYVDSSGPPLGMGDDIQYNLESFPVLPGDKIILYTDGVVETPIKEGGLFGLERFTEVVLENIHLSNAEIVEKAMALLEEKHEEYKDDVTMIVLDVPE
- a CDS encoding EAL domain-containing protein, producing the protein MGIPISVLILENDSNSVFDLVREMKANGLSPLYKVVETFQSWEATVHEEDWDAIICSTREPFHSEIPVYLQYLNDKKIDIPVILLSDPEDFSKNLSYMKSGVNDLIDRKNLLRLTEVLERERRELVYRKEKNTTETFLYQSLKEIQLQKFALDQANIVSITDANGIITYVNEAFSKATGYTVSELIGQNHRILKSADKTKEDWTKIWESIQKGKVWRGEIRNIKKDGSDYWADTTIVPFTGQDGSVFQYIAIHHDITDRKLAEQQLTHDAFYDNLTGLPNRALFLARIEQKIFAYNSKNTGYPILFCINIDNFKRINHSLGNEAGDQILVIFAERLKQFSDSDAIITRLGADNFSILLTHLLAIDEGVNYALRLLERLGDPIPLGGYEIYLTASCGISAFGLGGKDADVLLRNAEIAMFHAKSQKVGTVSVFNQAMQEKIHFQLEIQNDLKKALNHNEIFVYYQPILDIKENKIGHWEALVRWRHPQRGMVSPAEFIPLAEDSGLIVPITRFVLEQAANVIEEVQIKQGLPISIAVNLSPQVFFDQNIFHWIVDLHNRRGIPYTSLQVEITESLAMKNLTETVPILSNLIDIGVKVALDDFGTGFSSLSYLEKLPLSIVKIDKSFLSNVEEGSKESFLLISIINMAHDLGYSVVAEGVEEVEQLELLKSYECDKIQGYWLSKPIASEEVIPFIHQFYSKQEKQ
- a CDS encoding tetratricopeptide repeat protein, with protein sequence MKKFFFFSLFFILFFFFALASQSIVSVKLQELRFGILRDQLMNYELSSQTLRERLKQMFLSKDDYMSEVKVNILESGIMNSETEGLDLKMSWQDRFGLYVINSVRFLNFKPALELEEQQKTIIRLQFAFYMERTRKYPIASKKYQELEDSITSSLSDEMAFTLLHHGYCLVMMGEREKAFLKLTKAIDLFPGTHYAENASLLISFLEDGEKKKEELKSKKKSPEELAYSLFQSGDYEETLKTLESLPNLTKDQSYIKARAMEELGKTSNAVKEYIQLVKQKQNKEVAIRANRRLLLIGNFYQENKSLVAFSKEEANKLGDSKAAENIEEGKSLVLKPVIIEKVLKAETTSNLSEEDTKELNQIKENIRESLEDSKLETTKLAAVVSEEKIPLVIESKEVTSPVLEKSNPLVVKKTIPQDPLKLKVKLRDGREVVCDEVKIEGNLATLQLGSFGLNLPYDLVVSVQVSAERGTAVKLLTSSGEKSESNRWIQNSSGDWTKPKSKEEPVVRGEVKSFRL
- a CDS encoding STAS domain-containing protein; protein product: MNFTTKQVKNHTVVTLEGSLDIYSAPALKKELHKIIDDGAESVAIDMVNIKLLDSSGIALLANLQKKLKSEEGQFFLLNVSQDVMVILKLSSLDKFFTILGGESELP